TGCAGGCCGATCAGCGGCGGCAGGATCAGCAGGAGCACGCCGGCGATCCAGCCGGCGAGGATCAGACGCTTCTTGCGCATCGGTCAAACGAAGGGTCGCCGCCGGGTTCGAAGCCGCGACTCAGGCCAGCATCAGGGCGCCATCGTGGCGGCCATGCTCGCCGCGGAATACCGCCATGGCCTTGACCAATTGCTCGGCCTGGGCGCGCAGTCCGGAGGCAGCGGCCGCGCTTTCCTCGACGAGTGCCGCATTCTGCTGCGTCACTTGGTCCATCAGCACCACCGATTCGCCCACCTGCCGCACGCCTTCGCTCTGCTCGCGGCTGGCCGAGCTGATCTCACTCATCAGGCTGCTCACCCGGTGGATCGCACCGACTACTTCCTGCATGGTGCTGCCGGCGGTGTCTACCAGCCGGGTGCCGCGCGAGACCTGCTCGCCGCTTTCGGTGATGAGGGCCTTGATCTCCTTGGCAGCGGCGGCACTACGGCCGGCCAGGTTGCGTACCTCGGAGGCGACCACCGCGAAACCACGACCCTGTTCGCCGGCCCGGGCCGCCTCGACGGCCGCGTTGAGCGCGAGGATGTTGGTCTGGAACGCGATCGCGTCGATCACGTTGATGATCTCGCCGATTTTGCCGGAGCTGGCCTGGATACCTTTCATGGTCTCCACCACCTGGTCGACCACGCTGCCGCCGCGCTGGGCGATCGACGACGCTTCCGAGGCCAGCTGGTTGGCGCTCTGCGCATGCATCGCGTTGTTCTGCACGGTGGAGCCGAGCTGCTCCATCGAGGCGGCGGTCTGCTGCAGAGCGGACGCCTGTTGTTCGGTGCGGCGGCTCAGGTCGTGATTGCCCTCGGCGATCTCGGTGCTGGCCGAGGCCACCGCCACCGCGTTGCTGCGCACGCTGCCGACGATGCCCACCAGCTTGTCCTGCATGTTGCGCAGGGCGATCAGCAGTTGGCCGGTCTCGTCGCCGCTGCCGACGACGATTTCGTTGTCGAGGTTGCCCTCGGCGATCTGGTCGGCGACGGCCACCGCCTGGTGCAAGGCGCGGGCGATGCTCATGGTGATCAGCCAGGCCATGGTCAGGGCGATGGCGCCCGCGACCAGGCAAAAGCCCAGGATCGCCAGCCGCTGACGCTCGAACTGCGCGGTGGCGTCGGTGATGAGCTGGTGGGCCCGGCCCTCGGTGAACTGGGCGAATTCCTGGCTCGCCTGCACCAGCTGCTGCAGCAAGGGATTGCACTGCTCCATGATCTGGGCGATGGCCTCTTCGCGCTTGCCCTCACGTGCGAGCTGCACGATGTTCAAAGCGATCGGCGCGTATTGCTGTTCCACCTGGCGAATGCGGGTGTAGAGGCCATTGGCGGTGTCGTTCTGTTCGTCGGCGGCTTTGAGCATTTCACCCAGGCGGGCCAGGTTGCGGTCGACATCCGTATGCGCCTGCACCACCTTCTCGTATTCGGCCGTCCGGTCCTGCTCTTTCACCGCCAATGCGAGGTTGCGTGCCGCGATCGCGCGGCGGTCGACGGCGGTGCGGACCTGCTCCGCCATGAGCGCGCGAGCGTTCAGCCCGTTGACGTAATTGCTGAATTGCCGGTTGGCATTGGAGAGGGCCAGCAGGCTGACAGCCGCGACGATCAACAGCAGGGCGGTCAGGGCGCCGAAGTTCAGGGCAAGCTTGGCTTTGACGGACAGGTTCTTCAACATGGTGGATCCTTGCGGGGCCGCGGATTCGGGTCGGGTCGGTTGGGTGTAGACAGGAATGGACTCGCGACCATTTCGGCGTCCATTGAATGAGAAGTCACGAATTGCGTCAATGGCAATCAGGCTGGATTCGGCTCCTGGCGCGGGTTCACCCCGCTTATCCGGGTTTAGACCGATGCCGCCGACGCAAAATCGCATCGATGAAGACTCTGCTTTTGCTCGTCGCCACCGCGCTGGCCGAAATCGTCGGCTGCTACCTGCCCTGGCTGTGGCTGAAGCAGGGCCGCAGCGTGTTGCTACTGGTGCCTGCGGCGCTCAGCCTGGCGCTCTTCGCCTGGCTCTTGACGTTGCACGAAAGCGCCGCCGGTCGGGTGTATGCCGCGTACGGCGGCGTCTACATCGGGGTGGCGCTGGCCTGGCTGTGGGCGGTGGACCAGATACGGCCGACCTGGTGGGACCTGGGCGGCGCCGCGGTCGCGCTGTGCGGCATGGCGATCATCATGTTCCAGCCGGCCCGCTGAAACGGCGTTGACTCAGTCGCGCCAGAGCTCGACCAGCAGGCTCTGGTAGACGCCTTCGATCGCGGCGCTGTATTCGGGGTCGTACTGCCAGTTCTGCGGCGTGCCCTCGGGCAAGGCGACCGACAGGGCGGTGAGTTGCGTGGCGAGCGCTTCCTTCTGGTCGACGGTGAGCAGCGGCAGCAGGACGTCGAGCACGTTCTCCAGCGCCTCGGCGCGGCCGATGTGGGTTCCGAGCAGGTTCGACGGGGCGGAAGACATATGGGCGGACTCGCTCGGGGGAAAAGACATCCCCGATATTCTGGCCGCATGCAAGAACCCATCCGCCCCATTCGCATCGATTTCGTCTCCGACGTGGCCTGCCCGTGGTGTGCCATCGGTCTGGCCGGCCTGGAGCGTGCCCTCGGCGAGCTCGGCCCCGAGGTGCCCGTAGAGATCCGCTTCCAGCCCTTCGAACTCAACCCGCAGATGCCGGCCGAGGGCGAGGACGTCACCGAGCACCTGACCCGCAAATACGGCTCCACGCCGGCGCAGCAGGAGGCCTCGCGCGCGGCGATCCGCGAGCGGGGCGCCTCGCTCGGCTTCACCTTCAACCCGGCCGGGCGCAGTCGTATCTGGAACACCTTCGACGCGCATCGGCTGCTGTACTGGGCCGGGCTCGAAGGCCGGCAGCGGGAGCTGAAAAACGCGCTGCTGCGGGCCTACCACGGCGAGTCGCACAACCCGGGTGATCCGGCGGTGCTGCTGGCCAGCGCGGTCGAGGCAGGGCTGGATGCCGACCGCGCCCGGGCGGTGATCGAGAGCGACGACTACACCGACGAAGTGCGCGAGCGCGAACGCTTCTATCAGCAGAGCGGCATCACGGCCGTGCCCTCGGTGATCCTCGACGAGAAGTACCTGATCCAGGGCGGCCAGCCCCCGGAGACCTTTCTGCAGGCCTTGCGCCGGTTGGCGCAGCAACGCGCGGAAAACAGCTAGCCGAAAGCTCCGGCGCCCAGGCGCGCCTGGAGAAAGTCGAGAAAGCAGCCGATGCGCGAGGCCAGCTGCGTATTGCGGTAGTACACCGCATTGATCGGCTGGCGCGACTCCAGCGTGTCGCGCGCCAGCACCTGCACCAGCCGGCCCTGGCGGCGGTCTTCGGCGCTCATGAAGTCCGACAGGCAGGCGATGCCGTCGCCGCCCAGGGCGAGCTGCCGCAGGGTTTCGCCGCTCGAGGCCGCGATGTGCGGCACGGCGGTCCAGCCGTCGCCCTGGCCGCAGCGCAGCGGCCAGCGGTTGAGCGACTCCGGCTGGGTGAAGCCCAGCAGGGTGTGGCCGGCCAGGTCGTCCACCTGGCGCGGCTTGCCGCGACGGGCGAGGTAGTCGGGGCTCG
The nucleotide sequence above comes from Xylophilus sp. GOD-11R. Encoded proteins:
- a CDS encoding methyl-accepting chemotaxis protein, whose translation is MLKNLSVKAKLALNFGALTALLLIVAAVSLLALSNANRQFSNYVNGLNARALMAEQVRTAVDRRAIAARNLALAVKEQDRTAEYEKVVQAHTDVDRNLARLGEMLKAADEQNDTANGLYTRIRQVEQQYAPIALNIVQLAREGKREEAIAQIMEQCNPLLQQLVQASQEFAQFTEGRAHQLITDATAQFERQRLAILGFCLVAGAIALTMAWLITMSIARALHQAVAVADQIAEGNLDNEIVVGSGDETGQLLIALRNMQDKLVGIVGSVRSNAVAVASASTEIAEGNHDLSRRTEQQASALQQTAASMEQLGSTVQNNAMHAQSANQLASEASSIAQRGGSVVDQVVETMKGIQASSGKIGEIINVIDAIAFQTNILALNAAVEAARAGEQGRGFAVVASEVRNLAGRSAAAAKEIKALITESGEQVSRGTRLVDTAGSTMQEVVGAIHRVSSLMSEISSASREQSEGVRQVGESVVLMDQVTQQNAALVEESAAAASGLRAQAEQLVKAMAVFRGEHGRHDGALMLA
- a CDS encoding YnfA family protein codes for the protein MKTLLLLVATALAEIVGCYLPWLWLKQGRSVLLLVPAALSLALFAWLLTLHESAAGRVYAAYGGVYIGVALAWLWAVDQIRPTWWDLGGAAVALCGMAIIMFQPAR
- a CDS encoding DsbA family oxidoreductase, encoding MQEPIRPIRIDFVSDVACPWCAIGLAGLERALGELGPEVPVEIRFQPFELNPQMPAEGEDVTEHLTRKYGSTPAQQEASRAAIRERGASLGFTFNPAGRSRIWNTFDAHRLLYWAGLEGRQRELKNALLRAYHGESHNPGDPAVLLASAVEAGLDADRARAVIESDDYTDEVRERERFYQQSGITAVPSVILDEKYLIQGGQPPETFLQALRRLAQQRAENS